One Salvelinus alpinus chromosome 9, SLU_Salpinus.1, whole genome shotgun sequence genomic window, TCAAAAGTGTACAATTGTGGTAATAAATAACGCTagttataaataaatacattttcaacGAATATACTTTTTTCTGTCATGGAAAAATAAACCTTTGGACAATCTTTGTAAATAGTCCAAAAGAACCCATTTTCAGACAATAATAGGAACAGCTTCGTACAAAAAAGGGGGCCTTTAAGCGTCTGCGTTGCATAGAAACAGAAATTCTCCGAAGGAAGCTGTTGCTACAAAAACATGAAGATGCTAACTACAACGTTTTGAAAACTAGCGTTTTGCCAACGATAACGTTTTTCTACTTATTTTGCTATACTACTGACCGCTAAAGCAGGTTGCTAGATATAGCATTATATCAGGGACATAGCAATATCCCCGACTGTGTGTTATGTAAGCTACCCTAACAAGTAGCCACTGCACTGGCTAGGCTAACGTTACTGTAGATAGCTAACCAACGTCGGGTTGAAAACATGCCCGTTTCGACAGCTAGCTAATAAGTTAACTTAGACATGACTTCGAATGGGTTTCGGTCATATTTTAAGTGAATGAATGCAAATATGTGTAGCTATatctagttagttagctaacgttaagcGGTTACTTGCCGTTAATCACAGACTAAGTGCATTTCTTTTGCTAGCTAACTTCTAGCCACGTActttactgtagctagctaacgttagtttacGTTCGCTAACTAGCTAAGCTGCTGTGAGACGCAGCTCATTTCCCCTTCCTAAAGGTAGAATGGCAGGCGACGCCAGTGGCATTCCTGAACTGGACCAAGATAAATATGATGCAGATGAAAAAGTCAAGATAATCTTCCTTGGAGACAGTGCAGTGGGAAAATCCAAGTAAGTTAGATAGGGAGCATGCCATCTTTTTCTTGTCATTTTGTCACTGCAAATACACCTCAAAGATGCTGAACGTTCTTAGTAAAGGTAACTACATTTTATATCAGCAGTAGTGCTTACTGTTTGTGACCCAGGAGAAGATGATAACAACTGCCTCTTTGTTTTACAGGTTGATGGAGAGGTTTCTGATAGACGGATAGTATCCTTTCTCACACTGGCGCTCTCAGCTATGATTTCTGTAATTGGGTTTTGAGTGTTGCATGATCGCAGAATAAATTCATCAGTCTTTTAGCTTGATGTAACTAACTAAGTAACGTTAGGTGTTGCCTAATATTGATAGTATTAAACTGAAAGAAACCCAATGCCTTCTCAATAGTTCATGCAGTAACTGATTTGGCTTGTAGCAGGTTAGTCATCCAGTGTGCCGACAGACCTTTTGACCAGCAatgtgtagctacagtacagagggTTGACAAAGTTGTTTATTCTATTCCCTAACTTGTTCTCCGGTCGTCCCCAACAGCTGTCAACCTATGCCCTGACGCTCTACAAATACACTACCACCATCGACAGCAAGGCTGTATTAGTAGGTATGTTTATCAATTGTTTTGTTATCAACATGTCTGGTTTAGACTGAAGAGTTGTTAAGGCTATAGTAAACTGATCGGTTATTGCTGTGAACCATAATCTTGATATTATGTTATCTGGTTGACTTACTATCTGTTTGGTTGCCTTCAGCTGTGTTTGTGCTTATGTCTGCCCCAAAGACTTCTGGGATACGGCCGGACAGGAGAGGTTCCAGAGCATGCATCCCTCGTACTACCACAACATTACTTCAAGGCTCATACTTATGTCATAGCTTGTATCATTAACTGTACTTGTCTTTCTCAGGTGTTTGATGTGCAGAGGAAGATCACTTATAAGAACCTAACCAGCTGGTATACAGGGCTGAGAGAGTACAGGCCTGAGATACCATCTATCTTATTAGCCACCACCACACAGGGTGAGTCCAGCCACACAGGCTAATTttaataatattttattttttgtttttttactccgTTGTTTGCAGCTGATATGAAGGTGACCCAGAGAAAATGTAACTTTGCCAAGAAGCAGGGGCTTCCTTTGTACTTTGTATCTGCTGCTGATGGGACCAATGTAGTCAAGGTGCGGATGGACAACATTGTCCTTAAGAGACACACAGTACTCTGTATACTGTATTCCTTTGCTTAATAAAAATATAACTTGGAAAACCCTTTTCTGTCTTTCGAAATGTTTCCCAGATGTTCAAAGAAACAATCAAAATGGCAATGTCTTACAAGCAGAACTCTAGTGACTTCATGGATGAAGTAATGCTGGAGGTACAGTACATATTTCCCTCTCTGGATATTAGCTCACTGATCTTATACACATCTTTTGCTGTTTCCATCTCCTTAATTTACTGCAGCTATTTCACTGACTGTTGTTCTGGTTatgtcattagaatgaatgtaTTTGGTTGAGTTGACTTGAACAGAAAATGTGAATGGTAACACATTTGGTCTGGCGTTTAGGCTCTGCTCTTCAAGGTTGCTCCCCACCCAAGCAAATGCTCAGGTAATGAACCTAACAAAGCTAGGGGTAAGGGAGCAGAGTATCTGCCATGCCCTTGATAAACAGAAGAGCAGAACCAGAAGGCAGCAGTTTGCTGAAGTCTATTTGAAAAAAGTGCCATCATGTTGTGTTTTCAATGTCTGATTGATCAGAAACTCAGCTGATACTGTCAGCTTACTAATCAGGTGACTGACTTGAATTCATGCCAGAACCAGCTTCGCTCGATGTATTTGACTGacagttgctctggataagattacctttaagtaatttagcaggcTGACTCCGCTAAATGACATTGCCACAAGCAGCACTGCAGATTTTGCGATGAGCAAGATGCATGACTTCTtttcagtcacacacagtatctgcgcatgtgcacgggTTTACTTCACACTTTTACAACGTGGTAGCcacgggaccaaaacagcagagaagttgaGCCTCGCGCTTCAACGCTGTTAGTTGTTGGGGAAATTGActcactatgctgtttactttctgcatctacgtcatatcgctgagtctaccttaaTGTTTTTTTGTTCATCCTTGACCTGTAGAACTTTGAGCTGGAGCAGAAGAAGGAGTCGTCGTTAGAGATGGCTGAGGGACTGAAACCAGAGAGccctgagtctgtctgtctggctggatgTTGATGTGGATACATTACCCTCACATTATGGACACATTATCTTTACATTATACTGGCATTGTGAATACGAGAGCTGTTTCTGACTGCACCGCAGCTATGGATGCTGTGGATATGTTATCCTAAATGTGTTGACATGATACCTCTTTACCATGGGAGAGCTGTGCTCCAGAGTCTGTAACTGATGCTGTGGATATGTTATCCTAAATGTGTTGACATGATACCTCTTTACCATGGGAGAGCTGTGCTCCAGAGTCTGTAACTGATGTTGTGGATATGTTATATTCACATTATTCTCACATTGTGGACATGTTGTCCTTACATCCTCATGtttgtattttttgttttattttatgccATGGAAGAGACATGCTTTTATGGGGCTGATGCTGCAGAAAATGTTAACCTATGAGCCATATAATAGTAGTGACCTGTGAGAGCTGGGGCATTCTATTGATGTGAGAACAAACATATTGTAGGATAGATGTTGTGGCAGGCATGGTGAACGTGTGCCAAAGTGTGTGATGCAGGCTGTTTGAGGTTAATCTAGAATGTGATGCCTTGTAAAATGTGGGACACACTCTATACCTATAATCCCTATTCTTGCTATTTTATGATAGCAAAGTGAAACTGTGAATGTGAACTCTGCTACTTTGTCATCAGCTTTCGCCCTCTTATGCCTTTACCATACGTGGCATGTGTATGGCGATTTGTACAATGTGATAGTAAAGTACATGTATGTAAAGGCTGCTATTGTTGCTCTAAGTGCTACAGTGTAAAGCCAGAGCCTTTATAGGTCATGCCTTTAATGTATCTTAAACAATGAATGTACCTTGTAACCATGTGATGGCATTATCGACTGTGTGGTTTTACTCCTCAACACTTGTGACCTGGCTGCATCAGTAAAAAGACTGCATCAATGTCACCAATAATTAATTCCAGTGCTGTTACTGATATAGTTATCAATGTACAGgttagatatacactgagtgtatatctcacccacccaccccttttgctctcagaacagcctcaaatcaTCGGGGCATGGACAGTACAAAGTGTCGAAAGCATTAAacagatgctggcccatgttgacaccaatgcttcccacagttgtgtcaagttggctggatgtcctttgggtggtggaccattcttgatacacacgggaaactgttgagtgtgaaaaaaccagcagcgttgcagttcttgacacaaactggtgcgcctgggacctactaccataccctgttcaaaggcacttcaatattttgtcttgcccattcaccctgtgagtggcgcacatacacaatccatgtctcaaggcttaaaaatcctttaacctgtctcctccccttcatctacactgattgaagtggatttaacaagtgacaataagggatcatacagtagctttcacctggtcagtctgttatagaaagaacaggtgttcttaatgttttgtatactcagtgtacattttAGTCAACTGGAAGTGTTGCAGAAGTACTGAAGATACCTCAGAACTACAACGAATGACCACTTCTGAGGTTCTCGATCTAAGTGTATTAGACCTCTtcgggctggattcaatccgtatcccGAGctgaaatgtaaaggtcattttcGAATGAGCTGACATTTTGCAGCGTTTACAATGAAGGCAGgaatattgcctttaaattgagcTATAATGCAGATACAGATTTAATTGAGCTCTTAAAGTGATGCTCCAGAGGTTTTGCGTAATTCACTAGTTTTGAAAGTAGTGATCACGAGGCAAATGGGTCCctgaaaatgttgcacaattgtgtactacgtcatccattttgtatgatatgttatgtccTGTAATAAAAATAGTTGATTACAAAATCCAATTTGTGCAATATGTTACGTATTTGTCGGTTCTAAAGATCCCGGACTGCATATTTAATGTTGCGTATGGAAAGTAACTTTGTTTATCTGTATGATATCTCATGTATCCTATGAACTGTGATAATTTGTCTCTGTTGCCCGTGTGCTTCACTCAAGGTTTTAGCCAAGGTTGTTAGTGTAATTTCAACCACCTTCAGAAATAATCATTTTATGTGCACAGCTCAAATGTTAACGATTAATATATTTTTGAATTCTGTAATGACTACTGGGAAACTGCAGAGCCACAAGGCTGCAAAGGGCCTCTGAGTTTCCAGGGGAAAAACACAGGTCAAAACTGACATTGCAGTTGGCACAGCTAAAACTCTGGCCAATGTAGATCTCAGTAGCAAGACCAATGAGGAGCCGACACACAGAAGTCATGTTTTTAATTATAAATGTATTACATAATATAACAAACATAGATCTCTGTGGTGGAGCCATCACAGCACTCAGGTCTCTGGACCTGCCTCAGCCTCACTACCCCGCCTCCCTTCTCTATATGTTCCCTTATGGATGATAAGAGAACCATGCCTCTGGGTGAAAAGGGTTCTTGTCAATGGTGCGACTAACCGTAACATGTGTTTTTACATTTGTTTATTGTTCTTTTTCCAGACATCTACTCAATGGCCAGTGTGTCCTCTCTTCTATTCCAAgtctatgcccccccccccccccccccccgacccctTTCAGCATGGTGTGTTTGGGAGTAGACACTCAGATGCTAGTTAGAAGCAGGTAGCCTaggtgtctccctctctacagACCATTTTAATTTCAACAGGAAAATTACACTTGAGTATGCCCTTGCTATATCTGAGATTACATAGAACTGTATCTTAAAATAGTCACAGTAACACTGTCTGGCGAAAATCTGTACATATATAGCACCAAAGTGAACGCTACTATTTTATTCTAGTTAGCTAGCGATCTGACCTTTCACATTTTCACCTCCTACCACACGTGACATATGCTGTCAGGATTCATTCAACAATGCTAAACTACTGAATAACATGAATCTACTGAGGTTGACATTGTGTTCATGATTAGTTTCAGCCAGGCTACAGTTCTGTGTGGAGTTCACTGTCTTGAAGAAGATATAGAGCTGGGATGCCTGGGGGATCAAGAGGAGGGGATGTTTAGATGGGCCAGGCATGGTCCAGACATGGCCTGTAATAGATCCACCCTGTTAAACTTCACAGTGCAAACAAGGAGAAAATCAACAATGAAAGAAAAACCCCTTTGAATGATGATAAGATCATTTGATCCAATGGTGGGTCTACCAGATCTCCCTGGATTCAAAAAAAGGAATCACGACTCCGTCTCACCATGTAGATTGTGCTT contains:
- the LOC139584606 gene encoding rab-like protein 2A isoform X3, which translates into the protein MISLSTYALTLYKYTTTIDSKAVLVADMKVTQRKCNFAKKQGLPLYFVSAADGTNVVKMFKETIKMAMSYKQNSSDFMDEVMLEALLFKVAPHPSKCSEL
- the LOC139584606 gene encoding rab-like protein 2A isoform X1, coding for MISLSTYALTLYKYTTTIDSKAVLVADMKVTQRKCNFAKKQGLPLYFVSAADGTNVVKMFKETIKMAMSYKQNSSDFMDEVMLEALLFKVAPHPSKCSGNEPNKARGKGAEYLPCP
- the LOC139584606 gene encoding rab-like protein 2A isoform X2 produces the protein MISLSTYALTLYKYTTTIDSKAVLVADMKVTQRKCNFAKKQGLPLYFVSAADGTNVVKMFKETIKMAMSYKQNSSDFMDEVMLENFELEQKKESSLEMAEGLKPESPESVCLAGC